In Streptomyces chartreusis NRRL 3882, the following are encoded in one genomic region:
- a CDS encoding ABC1 kinase family protein gives MSDLPRKAVTRTAKLAALPLGIAGRATWGFGKRIVGESAELVGRELQQRTADQLFKVLGELKGGAMKFGQALSVFESALPEEVAGPYRAALTKLQEAAPPMPTRTVHAVLEERLGEGWHELFLEFEDKPAAAASIGQVHRGVWHDGREVAVKVQYPGAGEALLSDLNQLSRFSRLLGPLIPGMDIKPLITELKDRVSEELDYGLEAQAQQAHAEEFTDDPDVIVPQVVHQSDQVLITEWMDGIPLSEIIADGSQEQRDRAGQLLARFLFSGPARTGLLHADPHPGNFRLLPGGPEGEDDWRLGVLDFGTVDRLPGGLPATIGESLRMTLDGEAEAVYELLCAEGFVKETIELDPDAVLDYLLPIIEPAEVEEFTFTRGWMRSQAARIADPRSPAYQLGKQLNLPPSYLLIHRVTLSTIGVLCQLGATVRLREELEEWLPGFVPEDPADGEASVAEA, from the coding sequence ATGTCTGATCTTCCCCGGAAGGCGGTCACCCGGACCGCCAAGCTCGCCGCGCTCCCGCTCGGCATCGCCGGGCGGGCGACCTGGGGATTCGGCAAGCGGATCGTCGGCGAGTCAGCGGAGCTCGTCGGCCGCGAACTCCAACAGCGCACGGCCGACCAGCTGTTCAAGGTGCTGGGCGAGCTCAAGGGCGGCGCGATGAAGTTCGGCCAGGCCCTGTCCGTCTTCGAGTCGGCACTGCCCGAAGAGGTGGCCGGCCCCTACCGGGCGGCGCTGACCAAGCTCCAGGAGGCTGCGCCGCCGATGCCGACGCGCACCGTGCACGCGGTGCTCGAGGAGCGGCTGGGCGAGGGCTGGCACGAGCTGTTCCTGGAGTTCGAGGACAAGCCCGCCGCGGCGGCCTCGATCGGCCAGGTGCACCGAGGGGTGTGGCATGACGGCCGCGAGGTAGCGGTCAAGGTGCAGTACCCGGGCGCCGGCGAGGCCCTGCTGTCGGATCTGAACCAGCTGAGCCGCTTCTCCCGCCTGCTCGGCCCGCTGATCCCCGGCATGGACATCAAGCCGCTGATCACGGAGCTGAAGGACCGCGTCTCGGAGGAGCTGGACTACGGCCTGGAGGCCCAGGCCCAGCAGGCCCACGCCGAGGAGTTCACGGACGACCCGGACGTGATCGTGCCGCAGGTGGTGCACCAGTCCGACCAGGTCCTGATCACGGAGTGGATGGACGGCATCCCGCTGTCGGAGATCATCGCGGACGGCTCCCAGGAGCAGCGCGACCGGGCCGGTCAGCTCCTGGCCCGCTTCCTGTTCTCCGGCCCCGCCCGCACCGGCCTGCTGCACGCCGACCCGCACCCGGGCAACTTCCGGCTGCTGCCCGGCGGCCCGGAGGGTGAGGACGACTGGCGCCTGGGTGTCCTGGACTTCGGCACGGTCGACCGTCTCCCGGGCGGTCTGCCGGCCACCATCGGCGAATCCCTGCGGATGACCCTCGACGGGGAGGCCGAGGCGGTCTACGAGCTCCTGTGCGCGGAGGGGTTCGTGAAGGAGACCATAGAACTGGATCCCGACGCGGTCCTGGACTATCTGCTGCCGATCATCGAACCGGCCGAGGTCGAGGAGTTCACGTTCACGCGCGGCTGGATGCGCAGCCAGGCGGCCCGCATCGCGGACCCGCGCTCCCCCGCCTACCAGCTGGGCAAGCAGCTCAACCTGCCCCCGTCGTATCTGCTGATCCATCGGGTGACGCTGAGCACGATCGGCGTGCTGTGCCAGCTGGGGGCGACGGTGCGGCTGCGCGAGGAGTTGGAGGAGTGGCTGCCGGGGTTCGTCCCGGAGGACCCGGCGGACGGCGAGGCGTCGGTGGCGGAGGCGTGA
- a CDS encoding WhiB family transcriptional regulator, protein MQLEAHAPSVPPSETIPKPGSTEDSALTPLTALTALDDAIENLGVPVPCRSYDPEVFFAESPADVEYAKSLCRTCPLVEACLAGAKERREPWGVWGGELFVQGVVVARKRPRGRPRKNPVTA, encoded by the coding sequence GTGCAACTCGAAGCGCACGCCCCGTCCGTACCGCCTTCCGAAACGATCCCCAAGCCCGGCTCCACGGAGGACTCCGCCTTGACCCCGCTCACCGCGCTCACCGCGCTCGACGACGCCATCGAGAACCTCGGCGTACCCGTCCCGTGCCGTTCCTACGACCCGGAGGTCTTCTTCGCCGAGTCGCCCGCGGACGTCGAGTACGCCAAGTCCCTCTGCCGCACCTGCCCGTTGGTCGAGGCCTGCCTCGCCGGCGCCAAGGAGCGGCGTGAGCCCTGGGGCGTCTGGGGTGGCGAGCTGTTCGTCCAGGGTGTCGTCGTCGCCCGGAAGCGGCCGCGTGGCCGCCCGCGCAAGAACCCGGTCACGGCATGA
- a CDS encoding ATP-dependent DNA helicase UvrD2 yields the protein MTAATHSTLFPQVPDSADAVLDGLDPEQREVATALHGPVCVLAGAGTGKTRAITHRIAYGVRAGLLQPSSVLAVTFTNRAAGEMRGRLRQLGAAGVQARTFHSAALRQLQYFWPKAIGGSMPRLVDRKIQLVADAAAACRIRLDRGELRDVTAEIEWSKVTQTVPADYAPAAAKAGRETPRDPAEIAQLYAAYEDVKRERSVIDFEDVLLLTVAVLQDRHDIAEQVRAQYQHFVVDEYQDVSPLQQRLLELWLGDRDSLCVVGDASQTIYSFTGATPDHLLDFRTRHPGATVVKLVRDYRSTPQVVHLANGLLAQAKGRAADHRLELVSQRAPGPEPVYTEYTDEPAEAEGAARRIRELIDAGVPAAEIAVLFRTNAQSETYEQALADVGVPYQLRGAERFFDRPEVRKASVALRGAARFGGNDSLLDDAVDLPSQVRAVLSGEGWTPRPPAGSGAVRERWESLAALVNLAQDFGTAKPGATLTDLVAELDERANAQHAPTVQGVTLASLHSAKGLEWDVVFLVGVAEGMMPITYAKTDEQIEEERRLLYVGVTRARERLHLSWALSRSPGGRANRRPSRFLDGLRPGSTATTARTAAGSTGGIERGIPGTRGSAPRRVQRTPARCRVCGRTLTDAGEMKLMRCDDCPSDMNEGLYEQLREWRADQARRSGQPAFCVFTDRTLMAIAETAPDDEHELARIPGVGMRKLNRYGADVLAICAGQYAGGDTDQD from the coding sequence GCCCTCCAGCGTGCTCGCCGTCACCTTCACCAACCGCGCCGCCGGGGAGATGCGGGGCCGGCTGCGCCAGCTCGGCGCCGCCGGCGTCCAGGCGCGCACGTTCCACTCGGCGGCTCTGCGCCAGCTCCAGTACTTCTGGCCGAAAGCGATCGGCGGCTCCATGCCCCGGCTCGTCGACCGCAAGATCCAGCTCGTGGCGGATGCGGCCGCCGCCTGCCGCATCCGCCTCGACCGTGGCGAGCTGCGGGACGTCACCGCAGAGATCGAGTGGTCCAAGGTCACCCAGACCGTCCCGGCCGACTACGCGCCCGCCGCCGCCAAGGCCGGCCGCGAGACCCCCCGCGACCCCGCCGAGATCGCCCAGCTCTACGCCGCCTACGAGGACGTCAAGCGCGAGCGCTCCGTCATCGACTTCGAGGACGTGCTGCTGCTGACCGTGGCCGTCCTCCAGGACCGGCACGACATCGCCGAGCAGGTCCGCGCCCAGTACCAGCACTTCGTCGTGGACGAGTACCAGGACGTCAGCCCCCTCCAGCAGCGCCTGCTGGAACTGTGGCTGGGCGACCGGGACAGCCTGTGCGTCGTCGGCGACGCCAGCCAGACGATCTACTCGTTCACGGGAGCGACACCGGACCATCTGCTCGACTTCCGCACCCGCCACCCCGGCGCCACGGTCGTCAAGCTGGTCCGCGACTACCGCTCCACCCCCCAGGTCGTCCACCTCGCCAACGGCCTGCTCGCCCAGGCGAAGGGCCGCGCCGCCGACCACCGCCTGGAGCTCGTCTCCCAGCGCGCCCCGGGGCCCGAGCCGGTCTACACCGAGTACACGGACGAACCCGCCGAGGCGGAGGGCGCGGCCCGGCGCATCCGCGAGCTCATCGACGCGGGGGTCCCGGCCGCCGAGATCGCCGTCCTCTTCCGGACGAACGCGCAGTCCGAGACCTACGAGCAGGCCCTCGCCGACGTCGGAGTGCCCTACCAGCTGCGCGGCGCCGAGCGGTTCTTCGACCGCCCGGAGGTGCGCAAGGCCAGCGTCGCCCTGCGTGGCGCGGCCCGCTTCGGCGGCAACGACTCCCTGCTGGACGACGCCGTCGACCTGCCCTCCCAGGTACGCGCCGTGCTGTCGGGGGAGGGCTGGACACCGCGGCCACCGGCCGGCTCGGGCGCCGTGAGGGAACGCTGGGAGTCCCTGGCCGCCCTGGTGAACCTCGCCCAGGACTTCGGCACCGCCAAACCCGGCGCGACCCTGACGGACCTCGTCGCCGAGCTCGACGAACGGGCGAACGCCCAGCACGCCCCCACCGTGCAGGGCGTCACCCTCGCCTCCCTGCACTCGGCCAAGGGCCTGGAGTGGGACGTCGTCTTCCTGGTCGGTGTCGCCGAGGGCATGATGCCGATCACCTACGCCAAGACCGACGAACAGATCGAGGAGGAGCGCCGCCTCCTGTACGTCGGCGTCACCCGCGCGCGGGAACGCCTCCACCTCTCCTGGGCCCTCTCCCGTTCCCCCGGAGGCCGCGCCAACCGCCGCCCCAGCCGCTTCCTCGACGGGCTGCGCCCTGGTTCGACGGCCACCACGGCCCGTACCGCCGCCGGCAGTACGGGCGGCATCGAGCGCGGAATTCCCGGAACCAGGGGTTCCGCCCCGAGACGAGTCCAGCGAACGCCCGCCCGCTGCCGAGTCTGCGGCCGCACGCTCACCGACGCGGGCGAGATGAAGCTGATGCGCTGCGACGACTGCCCCTCCGACATGAACGAGGGTCTCTACGAGCAACTGCGCGAGTGGCGCGCCGACCAGGCGCGACGCAGTGGCCAGCCCGCCTTCTGCGTCTTCACCGACAGGACCCTGATGGCCATCGCCGAGACCGCGCCCGACGACGAGCACGAGCTGGCGCGCATCCCGGGCGTGGGGATGCGCAAGCTCAATCGCTACGGAGCCGACGTACTGGCCATCTGTGCAGGCCAGTACGCCGGAGGAGACACGGATCAGGACTGA